In the genome of Phacochoerus africanus isolate WHEZ1 chromosome 10, ROS_Pafr_v1, whole genome shotgun sequence, one region contains:
- the NIPAL1 gene encoding magnesium transporter NIPA3 isoform X2, producing the protein MGGQVRLPPGEPCHEGYVLALICPNASQAWCEITHVSQLLASPVLYRDLNSSITNLSISANAENKYSLYVGLVLAISSSIFIGSSFILKKKGLLQLANKGVTRAVGAGEAANFAAYAFAPATLVTPLGALSVLISAILSSYFLNEHLNIHGKLGCILSILGSTVMVIHAPQEEEVTSLHEMEMKLRDPGFISFAVIITVISLVLILIVAPKKGQTNILVYISICSLIGAFSVSSVKGLGIAIKELLEWKPVYKHPLVFVLLAVLVLSVTTQINYLNKALDTFNTSLVTPIYYVFFTSMVVTCSVILFQEWYGMKAGDIIGTLSGFFTIINGIFLLHAFKNIDITWSDLTTNTQKEVFSLNGNEDKYVLLENIECATPGFDDDITLFSRTDDQSP; encoded by the exons gctACGTGCTGGCTCTGATCTGTCCAAATGCCTCCCAGGCTTGGTGTGAGATCACACATGTGTCACAGCTACTGGCTTCTCCTGTCCTCTACAGGGACCTGAATTCCAGCATAACCAACCTGAGCATTTCTGCAAATGCTGAGAACAAATACAGTCTTTATGTAGGCCTGGTACTGGCAATAAGTTCCAGTATTTTTATTGGCTCCAGtttcatcttgaaaaaaaagGGCCTCTTGCAACTGGCCAACAAGGGCGTTACTAGAGCTG TGGGAGCAGGAGAAGCTGCGAATTTTGCAGCCTATGCCTTTGCACCTGCCACCTTGGTCACCCCACTGGGCGCTCTGAGTGTTCTCATAAG TGCGATActctcttcctattttttaaatgagcactTGAACATTCATGGGAAGCTAGGCTGCATATTAAGCATACTGGGGTCAACCGTGATGGTTATCCATGCCCCACAAGAAGAGGAAGTCACTTCTCTgcatgaaatggaaatgaaattgagAGACCCAG GATTTATCTCCTTTGCTGTGATCATAACTGTGATCTCCTTGGTGCTGATTCTGATCGTGGCTCCCAAGAAAGGACAGACCAATATCTTGGTCTACATTTCAATCTGTTCATTGATCGGCgcgttttctgtttcttctgtcaAGGGCCTGGGAATCGCCATTAAGGAACTGTTGGAATGGAAGCCAGTTTATAAGCATCCCCTGGTCTTTGTTCTGCTGGCTGTACTTGTGCTTTCAGTGACGACACAGATTAACTATCTCAACAAGGCCCTGGACACCTTCAACACATCTCTTGTGACTCCCATTTATTACGTGTTCTTCACATCCATGGTAGTGACCTGCTCCGTCATCTTATTCCAAGAATGGTATGGCATGAAAGCTGGCGATATCATCGGGACCTTGAGTGGATTCTTCACCATTATCAACGGCATTTTCCTTCTACACGCTTTCAAAAACATTGACATTACCTGGAGTGACCTGACAACCAACACTCAGAAAGAAGTCTTCTCTCTGAATGGCAATGAAGACAAATACGTCTTACTAGAGAACATAGAATGTGCAACCCCAGGATTTGATGATGACATTACCTTGTTTAGCAGGACCGATGATCAAAGTCCCTAG
- the NIPAL1 gene encoding magnesium transporter NIPA3 isoform X1 has protein sequence MGGQVRLPPGEPCHEGYVLALICPNASQAWCEITHVSQLLASPVLYRDLNSSITNLSISANAENKYSLYVGLVLAISSSIFIGSSFILKKKGLLQLANKGVTRAGQGGHSYLKEWLWWAGLLSMGAGEAANFAAYAFAPATLVTPLGALSVLISAILSSYFLNEHLNIHGKLGCILSILGSTVMVIHAPQEEEVTSLHEMEMKLRDPGFISFAVIITVISLVLILIVAPKKGQTNILVYISICSLIGAFSVSSVKGLGIAIKELLEWKPVYKHPLVFVLLAVLVLSVTTQINYLNKALDTFNTSLVTPIYYVFFTSMVVTCSVILFQEWYGMKAGDIIGTLSGFFTIINGIFLLHAFKNIDITWSDLTTNTQKEVFSLNGNEDKYVLLENIECATPGFDDDITLFSRTDDQSP, from the exons gctACGTGCTGGCTCTGATCTGTCCAAATGCCTCCCAGGCTTGGTGTGAGATCACACATGTGTCACAGCTACTGGCTTCTCCTGTCCTCTACAGGGACCTGAATTCCAGCATAACCAACCTGAGCATTTCTGCAAATGCTGAGAACAAATACAGTCTTTATGTAGGCCTGGTACTGGCAATAAGTTCCAGTATTTTTATTGGCTCCAGtttcatcttgaaaaaaaagGGCCTCTTGCAACTGGCCAACAAGGGCGTTACTAGAGCTG GACAAGGTGGACATTCTTACCTCAAGGAGTGGCTCTGGTGGGCAGGATTACTCTCAA TGGGAGCAGGAGAAGCTGCGAATTTTGCAGCCTATGCCTTTGCACCTGCCACCTTGGTCACCCCACTGGGCGCTCTGAGTGTTCTCATAAG TGCGATActctcttcctattttttaaatgagcactTGAACATTCATGGGAAGCTAGGCTGCATATTAAGCATACTGGGGTCAACCGTGATGGTTATCCATGCCCCACAAGAAGAGGAAGTCACTTCTCTgcatgaaatggaaatgaaattgagAGACCCAG GATTTATCTCCTTTGCTGTGATCATAACTGTGATCTCCTTGGTGCTGATTCTGATCGTGGCTCCCAAGAAAGGACAGACCAATATCTTGGTCTACATTTCAATCTGTTCATTGATCGGCgcgttttctgtttcttctgtcaAGGGCCTGGGAATCGCCATTAAGGAACTGTTGGAATGGAAGCCAGTTTATAAGCATCCCCTGGTCTTTGTTCTGCTGGCTGTACTTGTGCTTTCAGTGACGACACAGATTAACTATCTCAACAAGGCCCTGGACACCTTCAACACATCTCTTGTGACTCCCATTTATTACGTGTTCTTCACATCCATGGTAGTGACCTGCTCCGTCATCTTATTCCAAGAATGGTATGGCATGAAAGCTGGCGATATCATCGGGACCTTGAGTGGATTCTTCACCATTATCAACGGCATTTTCCTTCTACACGCTTTCAAAAACATTGACATTACCTGGAGTGACCTGACAACCAACACTCAGAAAGAAGTCTTCTCTCTGAATGGCAATGAAGACAAATACGTCTTACTAGAGAACATAGAATGTGCAACCCCAGGATTTGATGATGACATTACCTTGTTTAGCAGGACCGATGATCAAAGTCCCTAG